Proteins from a genomic interval of Rubinisphaera italica:
- a CDS encoding anthranilate synthase component II, producing MIFVLDNYDSFTYNLVQRLGEIDPSLEIVVKRNDQTSLEEIAELNPERIIISPGPCTPKEAGLSCEIIHEFGPKLPLLGVCLGHQSIADVYGAKVVRADRLMHGKVSRIRHDEQGVFAGIENPSIATRYHSLIVPQESLPDCLIPTAWSADEDYPAELMGLRHRDFPIHGVQFHPESFLTEAGTVLLKNFLNLAA from the coding sequence ATGATCTTTGTTCTCGATAATTACGATTCTTTCACCTACAACCTCGTCCAGCGGTTGGGGGAAATCGATCCATCACTAGAAATCGTTGTGAAGAGAAACGATCAGACGAGCCTCGAAGAAATTGCGGAGCTGAATCCCGAGCGGATTATCATTTCTCCCGGTCCCTGCACTCCTAAAGAAGCGGGACTTTCCTGTGAGATCATCCATGAATTCGGACCGAAATTACCGTTATTAGGTGTTTGCCTGGGGCATCAATCCATTGCCGATGTCTACGGAGCCAAAGTCGTGCGAGCAGATCGACTCATGCACGGCAAAGTCTCTCGCATCCGTCACGATGAACAAGGTGTTTTTGCCGGCATCGAAAACCCGAGTATCGCTACCCGCTATCACAGTTTGATTGTCCCTCAGGAATCTCTCCCCGACTGTTTAATCCCCACCGCCTGGTCCGCTGACGAAGATTACCCGGCTGAACTGATGGGCCTGCGTCATCGCGACTTTCCGATTCACGGCGTGCAGTTCCATCCGGAAAGTTTTCTAACGGAAGCCGGCACTGTCTTGTTGAAAAACTTTCTGAATCTGGCTGCTTAG
- a CDS encoding pyridoxine 5'-phosphate synthase, which yields MPKLGVNIDHVATVRQARKTVEPDPVWAATLAELGGADGITVHLREDRRHIQDRDVRVLRETVRVKLNLEMSVSEEITDFALDVMPDQCTLVPEKREEVTTEGGLDLIAHRDRVLRCVDRLLEAGIEVSLFIDPNAKQIEVADSMNVHAVELHTGQYAEAVDVETQTRELDLLFEAGEEARTRGMLLHMGHGLTYLNVEPIVEIPGVSELNIGHSIISRAVFVGMERAVREMKALLNPPLIMANDV from the coding sequence ATGCCCAAACTGGGAGTGAATATCGATCATGTCGCCACAGTGCGGCAGGCCCGAAAAACCGTAGAGCCCGATCCTGTCTGGGCAGCGACGCTGGCGGAGTTAGGCGGGGCAGACGGAATCACCGTCCATCTGCGTGAAGATCGTCGTCATATTCAGGATCGCGATGTTCGTGTATTGCGAGAAACGGTACGGGTAAAGCTGAATCTGGAAATGTCGGTTTCGGAGGAAATCACGGATTTCGCTCTCGATGTCATGCCCGATCAATGCACGCTCGTCCCGGAAAAGCGGGAAGAAGTGACGACCGAAGGAGGACTCGATTTAATCGCACATCGGGATCGGGTTTTACGCTGTGTCGACCGTTTACTGGAGGCGGGAATTGAGGTCAGCCTGTTTATTGATCCGAATGCCAAGCAGATTGAAGTTGCCGATTCGATGAATGTGCATGCTGTTGAACTCCATACAGGACAATATGCTGAAGCGGTCGATGTGGAAACGCAAACTCGAGAACTCGATCTGTTGTTTGAAGCAGGGGAAGAAGCCCGTACTCGTGGTATGTTGCTTCATATGGGACATGGCTTGACCTATTTGAATGTTGAGCCAATCGTTGAAATTCCTGGGGTTTCCGAGTTGAATATCGGTCACAGTATTATTTCTCGTGCGGTTTTCGTGGGGATGGAACGAGCCGTTCGGGAAATGAAGGCACTTTTGAATCCTCCTCTGATTATGGCCAATGATGTATGA
- the rnpA gene encoding ribonuclease P protein component — MPGSRSELEFSFPAECRIRSGSDFDRVYAEKQRAGDDMLLIFGMANQLGISRIGLSVSKKHGNAVQRNRRKRLLREAFRLSRKQIPIGFDFVLIPRVIDTPTLKGYRSSLIRLTKKIARRQSAQMKKAD; from the coding sequence ATGCCAGGATCTCGTTCTGAGTTGGAATTCTCATTCCCTGCTGAGTGTCGCATTCGTAGTGGTAGCGATTTTGATCGTGTGTATGCTGAAAAACAGCGGGCTGGCGATGACATGCTATTGATATTCGGCATGGCAAATCAACTTGGCATTTCACGGATTGGGTTGAGTGTCTCCAAAAAGCATGGCAATGCCGTACAACGAAATCGTAGGAAACGACTTTTGCGGGAAGCTTTTCGGCTCTCTAGAAAACAGATCCCCATCGGGTTTGATTTCGTTCTCATTCCCCGGGTGATTGATACGCCGACGCTAAAAGGTTACCGCAGTTCATTGATCAGACTCACAAAAAAAATTGCACGACGGCAGTCTGCTCAAATGAAGAAGGCAGACTGA
- the yidD gene encoding membrane protein insertion efficiency factor YidD, translating to MLSISVAISWLLSRILIFLVRCYQWTLSPLIGRQCRFQPTCSNYFIQAVEKYGAFQGAYKGLVRIARCHPWGGSGHDPP from the coding sequence ATGCTGAGTATTTCCGTTGCAATCTCGTGGCTACTCTCACGAATTTTGATTTTTTTGGTTCGCTGTTATCAATGGACACTCAGCCCCTTAATCGGACGCCAGTGTCGATTTCAGCCAACCTGCAGTAATTATTTTATTCAGGCCGTGGAAAAGTATGGCGCTTTTCAGGGGGCCTATAAAGGTCTTGTACGTATAGCCCGCTGTCATCCCTGGGGGGGCAGTGGTCATGATCCCCCGTAG
- a CDS encoding DUF1592 domain-containing protein, protein MKYSQAKYFLALIAFTFSPPEIHLYAKEPLQYQEDIRPKLVTFCGDCHSPEDSEHDVKFLQAKNVAEMSQMRSIWNSVAEQLRNRTMPPPDETQPSEAERLGVAEWIDQTLQQTACEQGPFAGSITSRRLNRTEYTNTIRDLLGVRTEAAVRFPVDGSGGEGFDNNGETLFLPPILMERYLEAAEEILDVALPSPSIKITIPANQLLPPDKNSDSATRILEPKKSLRLVPRIYSAGQHFVRVRAQPVEKSTTLTFKVDGIVVERFAIDGKPKFEGDFPVNYDTSIQLSRGFHTLEIRCTGEENASVTFLHFKQNDKELNQDQLRVYEKLTGTSPGKIPENPRSVAIQKLKAFISQAFRRPAVSTEVDKFMSLYDRAAKRDDPHVEALKLAFKGVLVSSPFLFRVESLPESQSLEPISDFELASRLSYFLWGSLPDDELFELSAERHLNEDTILKEQVDRMLNDSRADYFIDEFVGQWLGTRDIGGRVAPDTSKFKGEFTTELLLGFREEPNQLFAYLLQNNHSLMELITADYVIVNKRLRKHYGFDEEEKSDKQDWPWSPNPQLSKDGPFEKVAVTNGQRGGVLGMGGVHLLTSYPNRTSPVLRGGWILETLLGIRVPNPPPDIPELSKSKKGKMTIREQLAMHRDHPSCSACHNLIDPPGFALDHFDVLGRWQEEQEGKPIDATATFPSGETVDGLEGLKTIMVQRKPEFYRQLTRKMLGFALGRSLDDRDDCVINQITEDILNNDDSLRNLIKSVVLSTPFRNRQLSPDEASNATE, encoded by the coding sequence ATGAAGTATTCTCAAGCGAAGTATTTTTTGGCTCTGATCGCATTTACCTTTTCACCCCCGGAAATTCATCTCTATGCTAAGGAACCTCTGCAGTATCAAGAAGATATTCGCCCGAAGCTGGTGACATTTTGTGGTGATTGTCATTCTCCAGAAGACTCCGAACATGATGTCAAGTTCCTGCAGGCAAAGAACGTAGCAGAGATGTCGCAGATGCGTTCGATCTGGAATAGTGTAGCCGAGCAACTTCGCAATCGCACAATGCCGCCTCCGGATGAAACACAACCGAGCGAGGCGGAGCGTCTTGGAGTTGCCGAATGGATTGATCAGACTTTGCAACAGACGGCTTGTGAACAGGGGCCGTTTGCGGGTTCGATTACGAGCAGACGTCTGAATCGAACCGAATACACGAATACCATTCGAGATTTACTTGGTGTTAGAACCGAAGCTGCTGTTCGATTTCCAGTCGATGGTTCCGGTGGTGAAGGGTTTGATAACAATGGGGAAACTCTGTTTTTGCCACCAATCCTAATGGAACGATATCTTGAAGCCGCTGAAGAAATTCTTGACGTTGCTCTTCCTTCACCGTCGATCAAAATCACGATTCCAGCCAATCAACTCTTGCCGCCTGATAAAAATTCAGACTCTGCGACCAGAATACTCGAACCGAAGAAATCCTTACGATTGGTTCCGCGAATCTATTCTGCCGGACAGCATTTTGTTCGTGTTCGTGCTCAACCTGTCGAGAAATCCACGACTCTCACCTTTAAAGTCGATGGGATTGTTGTTGAACGATTTGCGATTGACGGCAAACCAAAGTTCGAAGGGGATTTTCCTGTCAATTACGACACCAGCATACAACTTTCTCGGGGGTTTCATACCCTGGAAATTCGCTGCACGGGCGAAGAAAACGCGTCCGTTACATTCCTGCATTTCAAGCAGAATGATAAGGAGCTGAATCAGGATCAGTTGCGAGTCTATGAAAAACTAACCGGCACATCTCCCGGAAAGATACCCGAGAATCCGCGATCTGTTGCAATTCAGAAATTGAAGGCTTTCATTTCTCAAGCGTTTCGACGACCAGCTGTCTCGACTGAAGTGGACAAATTCATGTCCCTCTATGATCGCGCAGCTAAGCGAGATGATCCGCATGTTGAAGCCTTGAAACTGGCATTCAAAGGTGTACTGGTTTCTTCACCGTTTTTGTTTCGGGTGGAATCGCTGCCAGAATCTCAGTCACTGGAACCGATTTCCGATTTTGAACTCGCTTCGCGTCTCTCCTATTTTTTGTGGGGATCGCTGCCGGATGACGAACTATTTGAATTGTCAGCCGAGAGGCACCTGAATGAAGATACGATTCTCAAAGAGCAAGTCGACCGTATGCTCAACGATTCGCGAGCGGACTATTTCATTGATGAATTTGTTGGGCAGTGGCTAGGAACTCGAGATATTGGAGGACGTGTTGCTCCAGACACCAGCAAGTTCAAAGGAGAGTTTACAACGGAATTATTACTTGGTTTTCGCGAAGAACCCAATCAGCTGTTCGCTTACCTGCTGCAGAATAACCACAGTCTGATGGAACTGATCACCGCCGATTATGTGATCGTCAATAAACGACTGCGAAAGCATTATGGCTTTGATGAGGAAGAAAAATCAGACAAGCAGGACTGGCCCTGGTCGCCCAATCCCCAGTTGAGTAAAGATGGCCCCTTCGAAAAAGTCGCTGTTACGAATGGGCAACGTGGAGGTGTCCTCGGCATGGGAGGCGTGCATCTGCTGACTTCTTATCCCAACCGTACCAGCCCCGTACTCCGTGGTGGCTGGATCCTGGAAACGTTGTTAGGAATTCGAGTCCCGAATCCTCCGCCCGACATCCCCGAACTCTCCAAAAGCAAAAAAGGAAAGATGACCATTCGCGAACAGTTGGCAATGCATCGCGATCATCCTTCCTGCTCAGCTTGCCACAATCTGATTGATCCTCCCGGCTTCGCACTCGATCATTTCGACGTTCTCGGCCGCTGGCAGGAAGAACAGGAAGGTAAACCGATCGATGCCACTGCAACTTTTCCATCCGGAGAAACCGTCGATGGCTTGGAAGGCCTCAAAACAATCATGGTTCAACGTAAACCAGAATTCTATCGTCAACTGACCCGCAAAATGCTGGGCTTCGCACTCGGCAGAAGCCTGGACGATCGGGACGACTGCGTCATCAATCAAATCACAGAGGACATACTCAACAACGATGACTCTCTGCGGAATTTAATCAAATCTGTCGTTTTAAGTACGCCATTTCGAAATCGGCAGTTGAGCCCAGATGAAGCCTCAAATGCGACCGAGTAA
- a CDS encoding aldehyde dehydrogenase family protein has translation MLEIPVIRWGQPYESLEKAEVVHFETGEKLAEIHQANGGLVKMDMRKAHKAREALKKIDIYELVEMCAKAGDLYMNATLPLGNSTQTPEEFCKIQSASTGLPENMCAGNMHKIAFVLKNMKEILDALTRGLPLEILQKGYGMEDRGVMVSYQATSPTLGLVLPSNSPGVHTLWLPCIPMQIGLVLKPGSSEPWTPYRMASAFMEAGIPGEAISLYPGPHDVGGAVTEECERVMIFGGQATVDKYASNPNVQVHGPGFSKILLGDDVVDQWESYLDLMVDSVLANGGRSCINASAIYASRHTNEIADALAQRLAKVEPTLMSDPNAQLAAFANPDVAQAMNDQIEEGLKEGSVTEVTAKYRNGDRLEKHERHAFLKPTVVLATDPSATLANTEYMFPFVSVVECPQAKMIKTIGQTLVCTALTDNEAWSAELVNAMNIDRLNIGEVKTVQLNWLQPHEGNIVDFLFRSRAFQNQPPQAVH, from the coding sequence ATGTTGGAAATACCTGTCATCCGCTGGGGACAGCCTTACGAGAGTCTGGAAAAAGCAGAAGTCGTTCATTTTGAGACCGGTGAAAAACTGGCCGAAATTCATCAGGCCAACGGTGGCCTCGTGAAAATGGATATGCGAAAAGCTCACAAAGCTCGCGAAGCCTTAAAAAAAATCGACATTTATGAACTGGTCGAAATGTGCGCCAAAGCCGGCGACCTGTACATGAACGCCACCTTGCCGCTGGGAAATAGCACGCAAACTCCCGAAGAGTTCTGCAAAATCCAGTCTGCCAGTACGGGCCTGCCGGAAAACATGTGTGCGGGAAATATGCACAAAATCGCGTTCGTGCTCAAGAATATGAAAGAAATTCTTGATGCACTGACACGTGGGCTGCCTCTGGAAATTCTCCAGAAGGGTTACGGCATGGAAGATCGGGGCGTGATGGTCAGCTATCAGGCAACTTCACCAACACTCGGATTGGTGCTACCATCCAATTCCCCCGGTGTTCACACTTTGTGGTTACCCTGTATTCCGATGCAGATTGGCCTCGTCCTGAAGCCCGGTTCTTCCGAACCCTGGACTCCATATCGCATGGCCTCCGCTTTCATGGAAGCCGGTATTCCCGGAGAAGCGATTTCACTTTATCCAGGTCCGCATGATGTAGGGGGAGCAGTCACTGAAGAATGTGAGCGAGTGATGATCTTCGGCGGACAGGCGACTGTCGACAAATATGCGAGTAATCCGAATGTGCAGGTGCACGGTCCTGGTTTCAGTAAGATTTTGCTGGGCGATGATGTCGTCGATCAATGGGAATCGTATCTCGATTTGATGGTCGATAGCGTGCTGGCCAACGGCGGTCGTAGTTGTATTAATGCCTCTGCGATTTATGCTTCACGACACACCAATGAAATTGCCGATGCCCTGGCTCAACGACTGGCGAAGGTCGAACCGACTTTGATGAGCGATCCTAACGCTCAATTAGCCGCGTTTGCCAATCCCGACGTCGCCCAGGCCATGAACGATCAAATCGAAGAGGGTCTCAAAGAAGGTTCCGTCACCGAAGTGACTGCGAAATATCGTAATGGCGATCGACTGGAGAAACATGAACGTCATGCCTTTCTCAAGCCGACCGTCGTGCTCGCGACTGATCCCTCTGCCACACTCGCGAACACCGAATACATGTTCCCGTTTGTATCAGTTGTCGAATGTCCTCAAGCGAAGATGATCAAAACGATCGGCCAGACGCTCGTCTGCACGGCTCTGACGGACAACGAAGCGTGGTCAGCAGAACTTGTCAATGCGATGAATATCGATCGATTGAATATCGGTGAAGTGAAGACGGTTCAACTCAACTGGCTGCAACCGCATGAAGGAAACATTGTTGACTTCCTGTTCCGCAGCCGGGCGTTCCAGAATCAACCACCACAGGCAGTTCATTAA
- a CDS encoding metal ABC transporter permease, producing the protein MLDWPAFLDPTLRLAFWTILVGSIANVTCAILGCFLVLRRMSMLGDALSHAVLPGLVIAFIVTGSTSSLPMFLGATLFAMLTAGLTRLLTTHGQASEESSLGIVFTSFFALGILLVQIFAEKVHIDRDAVLEGAIEYVALDTVQFLGLNWPAALWTTLFVLLAVIGWLSLFWKEIKTAVFDTDYAAAIGLYGYTMLATLIVLVAVCVVASFKIVGSILVVAMLIVPGASAQLLTQRLRNMILISCAFAAVSTAVGYAIAWQLNTSAAGMMAVVSGLGYVLALTFSPSQGLIALKLRRRRLQQRIHAEDVLGILYRWEESHKGHGLQRYPKLQEIQEIAGEDFRHASLEQLSKVGLIDLDREARYSLTDQGRLVAERIVRGHRLWESFLDTEFQLPGDHLHDAAHLMEHYLDQESREQIERDLGSPAADPHGRSIPPKVSD; encoded by the coding sequence ATGCTCGACTGGCCAGCCTTTCTTGATCCGACTTTGAGACTGGCGTTCTGGACCATTCTGGTTGGTTCAATCGCAAATGTAACATGTGCCATTTTGGGATGCTTCCTCGTCCTGCGTCGCATGAGTATGTTGGGAGATGCACTCTCGCATGCTGTATTGCCGGGGTTGGTCATCGCATTTATTGTCACGGGCTCGACATCATCGTTGCCGATGTTTCTCGGGGCGACATTATTCGCCATGTTGACTGCTGGTTTAACGAGACTGCTCACGACGCACGGACAAGCATCCGAAGAATCGTCTCTCGGAATTGTCTTCACCTCATTTTTTGCTCTGGGCATTCTGCTGGTGCAGATTTTTGCTGAGAAAGTGCATATCGATCGCGATGCGGTTCTCGAAGGCGCGATTGAATATGTCGCTTTAGATACCGTTCAGTTTCTGGGATTGAACTGGCCAGCGGCTTTATGGACAACCCTGTTTGTACTACTTGCAGTCATTGGCTGGCTGTCTCTATTCTGGAAAGAAATCAAAACCGCTGTCTTTGATACCGACTACGCAGCAGCCATCGGATTATACGGCTACACAATGCTCGCTACCTTAATCGTGCTTGTTGCGGTTTGCGTGGTGGCATCATTCAAGATTGTCGGCAGCATTCTCGTAGTCGCCATGCTGATTGTTCCCGGGGCATCCGCCCAACTACTTACTCAGCGGCTGCGAAATATGATCCTCATTTCTTGCGCGTTTGCAGCGGTGTCCACTGCAGTTGGTTATGCAATCGCCTGGCAATTGAACACAAGTGCTGCGGGAATGATGGCAGTCGTTTCCGGACTTGGATATGTACTGGCACTTACATTTTCTCCGTCGCAGGGATTGATTGCTCTGAAATTGAGGCGTCGACGTTTACAACAGAGAATTCATGCAGAGGATGTCCTGGGAATCTTGTATCGCTGGGAAGAAAGCCATAAAGGACACGGACTGCAGCGGTATCCGAAACTGCAGGAAATTCAAGAAATCGCAGGTGAAGATTTTCGTCATGCCTCTCTCGAGCAATTATCAAAAGTTGGATTGATCGACCTTGATCGCGAAGCGAGATATTCACTGACAGATCAAGGTCGACTTGTTGCCGAACGAATTGTCCGGGGGCATCGTTTGTGGGAATCATTTCTGGATACCGAATTCCAACTCCCTGGAGATCACCTGCACGATGCGGCTCATCTGATGGAACACTATCTCGATCAGGAATCCCGCGAACAAATCGAACGTGATCTCGGCTCCCCGGCAGCCGATCCTCATGGCCGGTCGATTCCACCGAAAGTTTCCGATTAG